The sequence TCTTCCTTTCCTTATTTGCTCATAAAGAAGTCTCTGTTATGAGATATGATGCATCTCAATTCGGTATCACAAATTTCCGAAACTTCTTGGTCGTACTAGAATACAAGTATAGTGCACAAAGTTGAGCTGCACACATACAGCCATGCATGTCCGATGCGGAGATGTCTCTGTGTGTTCAGTATGACAATTTAAAAAACACAGCAGTATTTTAGTTATACTACCAACTTTCCAAATCAATAATCAACTGAAAAGACAAAAATGTAAAATGTGGTCCAAAGGAAATACAAAATCATCTCTAGAGCTATTTTTTCCATTTATTTGACGTTAAATCAGTAGTACCATGTTCCCACACGATTGTATCTGATAGTCGTGAAAGTACAAAATGCCCATAAATACATAATCGCATGAGACGTGTGTCAAAATTTTGTGTTGACATGTTTTTGGAGATTAGCTCATGATACCTTGATGATCTTTAGTTAGTATTTCATTTTTTGCTATTTTGAATAACACGGCCTTATTATTAGGCGTTGGTGAGGTTTTGAAAGAACCTACAAactaacctgcaagtgcacaggatcaattgtagttagtgatgggaagaaaaggtttgtccacagggactcggagggagctattgaagttttctagctagtctgagctagtgacaagCAGTGAAGTTAAGAGACAAAGCAATGAAGTAAAGCAATGAAACATGAATAAGATGGTGTTTACAGGGGCAGTGAAAATGGTATTTACagaagcaataaaaatgaagcaaagagaaagaccaaggcagtgagccaagggcatGGACAGTGAGCAAATAATCAAAGGCAGTGAAAGAGAATTAAACAAAGATGAggtaaaatactaaagaacactagagatttgattccaccatctaacctatcaaggcagtgttacttgtgaactaaaatcttgtccctaatggacctaggttaaggttcaagcctgcctatggtccagggctgcattagtggaagataattagcttaattcactagcatcacccctagcattgagtgtctgtttaaggcacactcaatcacaggtgatgtttgatccctaacTTCATTACTTCCCTATTTCAGTGAAATGTGGATGGTTgagtccctaaattctctagttcacccctagcattgagtgtcttcttacagcacactcaatcacaggtgacttcaattaccaagaacactaacatcctaattcagttatacctacaagagtgttcactaagtttttttctacccaacaaggtcttcaggcttcatctaagccccaactgatgatctataacatgttgacagtaattgatgacatgataaacataaagattaattgaaattgcaaattaaaaattaaccctaaattaacagtaaattgacattggaattaaactgaaattaacccaattagggggtatctcgactaaccaagaacaccccctacacatacaacaccccttctatttatacccaaaaatatgaattagggttccatatgttcttcccaaaaaaatcccctaaaacagtaaaattagggttacacaatttttttacctaatttctctgataaTTGCTCcctcacttcgacccatgcttgtacttcgcctcctgctcctctccgtgcttctcatgccctaaacctagttgttccaacaaaccctaatctaggtcagtgagagacagttgggggttaggtggaacaattaggttctagggagatggggtgatgttgtacagagtggtatggtggtggtttggtggctgttgcaggagggttggtgacgtttggtggagatgacaggggagaaggtggtggtgatggtggtgcggcagggtatggtggttgcagacggggtgagctcgattaggttctggctaggggttgtttggtttgtgggatatagacttaggtgtttgagtgttgagcgggatcatcgaaccttgatgttcggtgatgaaaggcgtaggatgataacttctgaaatggatctaacggagaaattgagacagatcgtgagcgaccgttggatgcaaaaatacaacgaaactgacggctcaagatggagttaggtgctgtagtgtaaggcggagatatcaaacttcgatgaacagcaagggagcgaccgttggattcaactaccatctaatctgatggctgagaacggaggcgtttttgtgtgtagaaaatgaggttgtgcgcaccattcttcgcagcttccttgcgtaatttctcccggcttttcactacttttctgctcttttcgctctgcgactcatccgaactttatttattacctaaaaatgtaaaattaattaataaaaatatttattcttgaaaacaatgaaaatacagaatatgggataaaatgtagaattaatgcataaaagatgagttaaaatgccaacaaaaagggataaatatatacaatatttggcactcatcaggcgTATTCCTGGATGTGGCTGTGTCCTTGCATATGGAAACACGATAGCGGTACCTCCCAGAAATATCCGCGCAACCCAGTCACAAAGTATATGTGCATGTTCTTAAGCCGAACAACCAATATTGACTACTCATTTGGGCCTTGTTCACTACTTAAGGTGAGTAAGAGCGAGTGTGAATGGCCTACACCAATTGATGTAAACCTCCACTTATATCTCATCATAATAGAGTTACAAGTGGGTGTTGCAGAGCCAGAACTGCTCTACAATAGTTATTAAGCTgtaatcaacatttttataaccGAGATAAAATGCAATGTCTTCATGGGTTTGGTAGGTTGTGGAGACACCAAGAGAGTTTCCCTTCAAAATTGAAGATAAACCAGGGGAGCAAACCATAACATTGACTAGACAATACTGGGGTGATGATATCAGAGTCATTGTTCATATGTCTGCAGATCGCTCTTCTACAATCGAGAGAAGCGGTGATGTGTTGGATGATCAGAATCATGACAAATACAAGGATAGTGTTGGTGATCCACAGTCCAGCATTCGCTTAGTTGTAACTGGTACGAATTTTCTCGGGACTACTTTGGAGTACGGTGTCATTGCTTATCCAGATGACTTCTCCATAGACAGTTTCTGTATCAAGTATGCAAATGCTCCGGATGAAGAAAATATATATTACAGAGGACCTGACTATGCGTAAGTACTAGCTATAATTATTCGTTGCCAGCTTTGAAATTGTATATTACATCGATATCTGTCAACTGTTGCTTTCGCTATATCTTACATTATTGGTTTCTTATCATGcatcttttattcttcttcaagGAAGTTGGATAAGAACTTGCAGAAAGAATTCCACAGACGCTTGAAGATGATAGGGATCATACCCAGCACCACCAACTTCTTACATGAGTACATGGCTAACAGAGACATGTGCTCATCAGATTCTTCCAATCCTTCTCCACCTACTATTAATCAACCTACTCCTGAACCCATAGGAACAACGTTGTTTAATGATGAAGGAATTCCTGTCGACCCTGGCATCGGTAATACTATTTAATAGTTTGATTGGATGTTTAATGTTTCACTTTGTTGGAGCATATGTTTTGATTCTTACTGAATTTATTATGGTCTACACAGAGGTATATAGACAAAGAGGACATCCACTTGTCAGGTATTATTATCAACTCATTAAAGTCATCTTTTTTACTTATAAAATCTTTCCATCGGGCCTAAAAGCATCTCTAATGCTAGTGTCATAGAATCTTACCTGGTATTTGGTATAAACAGGCTAGAACTTAAGGGAAAAAACCAGTAGGATAAAATGCAAAATCTTTGCGGTatttggtcaattttttttttgtgggttatTATTAATATGTCGTATAAATGAATTGAAAATAGAATTTTGGCAAATATGCATCTTCTTTGGTAAGGACTAAGAATGTATTCCGAAAATAATTTAGTGCAGATCAGAGTCATGAAGGAAGTATAGATGTAACTTTCTACTTAGCCTTGTGTTCGAAATGTTTTATTAACAACTCACAGATATAGGATGCTAGCATTGTGAAGTACtatgttatcaaaaaaaaaagaattgaaaacTTAAATGATGTTATAATTGTTTATTGTTATGAATTGGTATTTTCTTGTTTTCCATTAATGGCAGTGCTGAGGATATCCGCAATAGTGGAAAGAATcacaaagacttcatttggattccgTATCCATATACTCGGTaggtattattattgttattattattattattattaaagaaGAGAAAAGATCTGTGTTTTCAGTCTCCTAAAATCGCCTATTATTTTTATTATCATCGTTGtagttattatcattattattattgttatgagAAGATCGCCACTGAGGGCTTTTATTAAAAATAAACAGATTTTTACAGGAATGGCAGGGAGTCTAGCAGCAAGCTGAGCTACCACACATAAGAATACTCTATAAGGAATAAATTTGTATCATGATTTGAAACATATGGAAGATGTGCCTGATTATGTAGAGGCTTGGGAAGAACTTGGTGTTTCCCTAAAAGCACACAATGATGAGATGAATAAAATAAAGTATCCTAATGGACCGCCGGATGTTGTTGAACTGAGTGATTCAGATCTTGAACATTATCAAGTATGGCATATGTAAATTTGAGATAGTTTGCTCGCCATTTCTACATTTTCGTTCTTTCCCTTTCTTATTTTACTGACTCATGATCATAATCACTcagatgttttttcttttttatatactTGGAAAGTGTTGTATGTCCAAATCTTTGACTAAAGTTGTTTACAGGGTTAATAAGATTTTCATGTAAAATTGACGAAGAACCAAATTTAGGGAAAAATATTCAAAGGTGATCAGGTTTGTAAGATTTTGGGATGGGTATTTAGATCACGATTAACCCCTAAAAGAATTTTACaaacagtgtgatgttcaaagaaTGAAATGATGAAAACAGATTTAGAGGTAAGATCAATAAGAATTCGGTGTTGTTGTTTAAAGGTTGAACTAAGATCAAAAGGCATTTGTTTTCACTGCCCAACTGCAAGATGAATGAACCACAGAAACTCCACCAACCACGGTGAAGTAGTTGATTAAATAATTCCCTTGCAGTACCAGCTTCAATATTACATGTCACTAGTATCAAAACAGAGAAGAGAATAAAATCTTGCTGCGACATTTCATTAACCAGATGACTAGCATCATACATACACCATATCTTGACAGAGCATCTTAACGATGTACCCCATGAAAAACCACTCCAAATATAAAATCCCGTTGCAGAAAACAAGAGGACCACACATTGAGTTCAATTTCCTTTCCTCGATTGGCTAATGTACGAGTATCATCAAGAGGAAGACAAAAACAGGCTCGACCGAGCAAAATGCTGTGGAATAACATCGTGAAGTTGGCAAGTTGTTGCGTAAGAGAGGTAGGAAGATGTCCTTGACAGAAACTATGAGAGAAGATAGTGAAGATAGTTGAAGTACTGGACGGATGTGGCTGTGAATATATATTACTAAGGATGTGGCTGTGAATATATATTACTAAGAACGAAAACTGCATAGCAACAACAACCGCTTCCGCAGTGCACCCAATGTGTCTCTGGAAATATAGAGCAAACCAACTTGAAGCTGCAAAGGAGTATCCGCTACACTTAACATGAACAGATGTGTAATATCGAAAAAAAACAATTGGGATACAGATCTATGTGACTATGTCCATATGAACCACCACCACCCTTCAAGAATGCACCATAAAGAACCTTGGTAGAAGTGGGTAACCCAACTTGAGATTGTAAGAGAATATCTGTTGTACAGCCCTTCAAATTCCTCAGAGTTTCATTACATGCTCATATAGCTTTGCAATCCTGGAGTGGAAGCCGTATACAGAAATGCTCATATAGCTTTTTAAAAGTGCACGTTTCAAACCATTTCCACCTAGGTCTTCAGTTTTAGTGCAATCTGAGGAAAACGATGACAGCCCCAAATTAGAATCATATGCATAGAAATAACAAGAGCTATAATTTCATTGAACAGACCAGCTCTATAACACAAATTACATGGAAATAATAAGAATTAGATTTTCTTCTTCGTTGCATCTATCTTTTAAAGCATCAAATTGTTATCAGTAATAATGGACAACCAGAGAAAGACTTTTTAGAGAGAAACATGGGAAGTCTTCTAGAGAGAGATTAGATCCATAAAATTTGCTGAATAATGCCAACAAATGAATCCCATAAATTACGCTCATTACTGATTgactgaaaaaaaaattaaaatcttttaattaataaTATCTAATGGATAAAAGGTTAATTTAGTCACTCTAATAATATGATATATCTTGGTGAACAAAGGCCATGCCGAATGAAGCAGCTAGATTAGTCGGTCTAAGTaacaattttttgggttttttttttcttaggataGGAAATAAAGCAGCAGATATTCTAACAAAACATGTAAGAACTTTAAATTCAAAAGTCACATGTGGAATGTCTCCTCCTACTTGTATCCAACAACAACTCTTAGTAGATAAACCCAAATTTTATAAATTAAAATTATGTCCCATGAAACGAATTTTATAACTACATCCACTGTCAGACGCAAATAACAGATCCGCTCCACCAAATTTACTCCACCACTTAGCGTCTCACCActgactaaacccaaatttagtCGTTCTTTTTAATCTTTAATCTTTAGGTTTGATCGCACCATTGAGTTGCTCTAATCAAATCATGTTTCAGTGGGATGCTATTATATACCTGTGATAGTATGTGTG comes from Papaver somniferum cultivar HN1 unplaced genomic scaffold, ASM357369v1 unplaced-scaffold_158, whole genome shotgun sequence and encodes:
- the LOC113336998 gene encoding uncharacterized protein LOC113336998 isoform X2 codes for the protein MIGIIPSTTNFLHEYMANRDMCSSDSSNPSPPTINQPTPEPIGTTLFNDEGIPVDPGIEVYRQRGHPLVSAEDIRNSGKNHKDFIWIPYPYTRFLQEWQGV
- the LOC113336998 gene encoding uncharacterized protein LOC113336998 isoform X1, whose product is MIGIIPSTTNFLHEYMANRDMCSSDSSNPSPPTINQPTPEPIGTTLFNDEGIPVDPGIEVYRQRGHPLVSAEDIRNSGKNHKDFIWIPYPYTRNGRESSSKLSYHT
- the LOC113337037 gene encoding uncharacterized protein At2g39795, mitochondrial-like: MCMFLSRTTNIDYSFGPCSLLKVVETPREFPFKIEDKPGEQTITLTRQYWGDDIRVIVHMSADRSSTIERSGDVLDDQNHDKYKDSVGDPQSSIRLVVTGTNFLGTTLEYGVIAYPDDFSIDSFCIKYANAPDEENIYYRGPDYA